The Haladaptatus cibarius D43 genome window below encodes:
- a CDS encoding 2-amino-3,7-dideoxy-D-threo-hept-6-ulosonate synthase: protein MNTGIAARLDRIGRDGRFVIVPMDHGITLGAVRGLKDIESTIDAVTRGGADAVLTQKGIAPRVHPNKNDAGYIVHLNASTSIGPDANDKRMTGTVEEAIRAGADAVSFHINVGSNYEPKQITDLAEVCSKADKFGMPVLAMSYARGPDIDAHDAENLGHAVRLAEEVGADVVKTAYSGDSESFEHVVESTRLPVVIAGGAPEGDEATLDAVRGAMDAGAAGVSIGRSVFQHDNPEAIARAVSGVVHDDLSAEDALSEVGLLANV from the coding sequence ATGAACACTGGAATTGCAGCACGACTCGACCGCATCGGACGGGACGGACGCTTCGTCATCGTTCCGATGGACCACGGCATTACACTGGGCGCAGTACGCGGCCTGAAAGACATCGAATCGACGATCGACGCAGTGACACGGGGCGGCGCGGACGCCGTTCTCACGCAAAAGGGAATCGCACCACGCGTCCATCCGAACAAAAACGATGCGGGCTACATCGTCCATCTAAATGCCTCCACATCTATCGGCCCGGACGCGAACGACAAACGAATGACCGGCACCGTCGAGGAAGCGATTCGGGCCGGTGCCGACGCCGTCTCTTTTCATATCAACGTCGGAAGCAACTACGAACCCAAGCAAATCACCGACCTCGCGGAAGTCTGTAGCAAGGCCGACAAGTTCGGCATGCCCGTCCTCGCCATGTCCTACGCCCGCGGCCCGGATATCGATGCACACGACGCGGAAAACCTCGGCCACGCAGTACGACTCGCGGAAGAGGTCGGCGCGGATGTCGTGAAAACAGCCTACAGCGGCGATTCGGAGAGCTTCGAACACGTCGTGGAATCGACGCGCCTCCCCGTGGTGATTGCGGGCGGCGCGCCGGAAGGCGACGAAGCAACCCTCGATGCGGTTCGCGGCGCGATGGACGCGGGCGCGGCGGGCGTTTCTATCGGCCGCTCCGTCTTCCAGCACGACAATCCGGAAGCGATTGCACGCGCGGTTTCCGGCGTCGTTCACGACGATTTGTCCGCTGAAGACGCGCTTTCCGAAGTCGGCCTGTTGGCGAATGTGTAA
- a CDS encoding transcription initiation factor IIB, translating into MPKTSIRTRTEETEVEEQRNEGQSCPECGGKLVADSGHGETLCEDCGLVVDEDNVDRGPEWRAFDAKEKNEKSRVGAPTTNTMHDKGLSTNIDWRNKDAYGNSLGSRQREKMQRLRKWNERFRTRDSKERNLKQALGEIDRMASALGLPNNVREMASVIYRRALNEDLLPGRSIEGVSTACVYAAARQAGVPRSLDEITDVSRVEKSEVARTYRYVVRELKLEVRPADPESYVPRFASGLDLSDEAEHRARELLKNAKEQGVHSGKSPVGLAAAAVYAAALLTNEKTTQAEVSEVADISEVTIRNRYHELLEAEEGTVAL; encoded by the coding sequence ATGCCAAAAACGTCAATCCGAACGAGAACCGAAGAAACCGAAGTCGAAGAGCAACGAAACGAAGGCCAGAGCTGTCCCGAATGCGGCGGCAAACTCGTCGCCGATTCCGGCCACGGCGAAACCCTCTGTGAAGACTGCGGACTGGTCGTCGATGAGGACAACGTCGACCGCGGCCCGGAATGGCGCGCGTTCGACGCCAAAGAAAAGAACGAGAAATCCCGCGTCGGCGCGCCGACGACGAACACGATGCACGACAAGGGTCTCTCGACCAACATCGACTGGCGAAACAAGGACGCCTACGGCAATTCGCTCGGGTCACGCCAGCGCGAGAAGATGCAGCGACTCCGCAAGTGGAACGAGCGCTTCCGCACCCGCGACAGCAAGGAGCGTAACCTCAAACAGGCGCTCGGCGAAATCGACCGCATGGCAAGCGCCCTCGGTCTGCCGAACAACGTCCGGGAGATGGCAAGCGTCATCTACCGACGTGCGCTGAACGAAGACCTGCTCCCCGGACGTTCCATCGAGGGCGTCTCGACGGCCTGCGTCTACGCCGCCGCGCGACAGGCCGGTGTCCCGCGCAGTTTGGACGAAATCACGGATGTGAGCCGAGTCGAGAAAAGCGAAGTGGCGCGCACCTACCGTTACGTCGTGCGCGAGCTCAAGTTGGAAGTTCGCCCCGCTGACCCCGAAAGCTACGTCCCACGGTTCGCATCCGGACTCGACCTTTCGGACGAGGCCGAGCACCGCGCCCGCGAACTCCTGAAGAACGCGAAAGAACAGGGCGTCCACAGCGGTAAATCGCCGGTCGGACTCGCCGCCGCGGCGGTGTACGCTGCCGCGCTCCTGACCAACGAGAAGACGACGCAGGCGGAAGTGAGCGAAGTCGCCGACATCAGCGAAGTCACGATTCGCAACCGCTACCACGAACTGCTCGAAGCGGAAGAAGGAACCGTCGCGCTGTAA
- a CDS encoding flippase-like domain-containing protein — translation MSGGSVEVSVVLPAYNEEATIENTVETTLDTLASFLPSDSFEVIVAEDGCDDRTPEIADRMAEQDSRVRHFHSDERLGRGGALNHAFEAAHGETLVYFDTDLATDMSHLEELVESVRSDDYDFATGSRWMPENVADRPAKRDFASRGFNGLTRLFLRSDLRDHQCGFKAFDRTALFDVLSNVEDKHWFWDTEVLVRAQRRGYKIKEFSVDWTPKGDTKVDLVRDVFGMGSQIGRCWWEFSVEPRITRRVSMAVGVLLTVIAVALMSLYLPMESVLTQMSKANPLLVGVAALIYVVSWPLRGARYKDILEELGFTETTQFLTGAIFISQTGNLVFPARLGDGVRAYVVKARRNIPYPSGFASLAVERVFDLLTITVMAGTVLLGLTASGQAADIVQAITGAEQQEAAQTAVFVAAGVGGAAIAAVGVIVASARSDRNLVREAVMKVSSDSYADYVASLIERFTGDVQTVASDKKAFVRVGLSSLAIWSLDVLTAILVLVAFPDVSLDPITLVAVGFFAVSVGNLAKVLPLSPGGVGLYEAAFTVFVAGLTPISWQIALGAAILDHAVKNIVTLIGGVASMFSLNVSLTQAVEEGSEMSVESDPASSLDD, via the coding sequence ATGAGCGGTGGTTCCGTAGAGGTGAGTGTCGTCCTTCCAGCGTACAACGAGGAGGCGACCATAGAGAACACCGTCGAGACGACCCTCGACACGCTTGCATCGTTTTTACCCTCCGATAGCTTCGAGGTCATCGTCGCGGAAGACGGCTGTGACGACCGAACGCCGGAAATCGCAGACAGAATGGCAGAACAGGATAGTCGAGTTCGTCACTTCCACAGCGACGAACGACTGGGGCGCGGGGGCGCACTGAATCACGCATTCGAGGCCGCACACGGCGAGACGTTGGTCTACTTCGACACGGATTTGGCGACGGATATGTCGCATTTGGAGGAACTGGTCGAAAGCGTTCGCTCCGACGACTACGACTTCGCAACCGGGTCGCGGTGGATGCCCGAAAACGTGGCCGACCGTCCGGCGAAACGCGACTTTGCGAGCAGAGGTTTCAACGGCCTGACGCGCCTCTTTTTGCGTTCCGACTTGCGCGACCATCAGTGTGGGTTCAAGGCCTTCGACAGGACGGCGCTGTTCGACGTGCTGTCGAACGTCGAGGACAAACACTGGTTCTGGGACACCGAGGTTCTCGTGCGCGCCCAGCGCAGAGGCTACAAAATCAAGGAGTTCTCGGTGGACTGGACGCCGAAAGGAGATACGAAAGTCGACCTCGTCCGCGACGTGTTCGGCATGGGGAGTCAAATCGGACGCTGCTGGTGGGAGTTCTCCGTCGAACCGCGAATCACCCGCCGCGTGTCGATGGCCGTCGGGGTTCTACTGACCGTCATCGCCGTCGCGCTGATGAGCCTCTATCTCCCGATGGAAAGCGTGCTGACCCAGATGAGCAAGGCGAATCCCCTCCTCGTCGGCGTTGCGGCGCTCATCTACGTCGTTTCGTGGCCACTGCGCGGTGCGCGGTACAAAGATATTCTCGAAGAACTCGGCTTTACCGAGACGACGCAGTTCCTCACCGGCGCGATATTCATCAGCCAAACCGGGAACCTCGTCTTCCCCGCCCGACTCGGTGACGGCGTTCGCGCCTACGTCGTGAAAGCGCGCCGGAACATTCCGTATCCCTCCGGTTTCGCTTCGCTCGCCGTCGAGCGCGTGTTCGATCTGCTCACGATCACCGTGATGGCCGGGACGGTGCTGCTCGGCTTGACTGCCAGCGGGCAGGCCGCGGACATCGTCCAAGCGATTACGGGCGCGGAACAGCAAGAGGCCGCACAAACAGCGGTGTTCGTCGCAGCGGGCGTCGGCGGGGCGGCAATCGCGGCGGTCGGCGTCATCGTCGCCAGCGCGCGCTCCGACCGGAATCTCGTCCGCGAAGCCGTCATGAAAGTCAGTTCGGACTCCTACGCCGACTACGTGGCCAGCCTCATCGAGCGATTTACCGGCGACGTGCAAACCGTCGCAAGCGACAAGAAGGCGTTCGTCCGCGTCGGCCTGAGCAGTCTGGCTATCTGGTCGCTCGACGTGCTGACGGCCATCCTCGTACTGGTTGCCTTCCCCGACGTTTCGCTCGACCCCATCACGCTGGTCGCAGTCGGGTTCTTCGCGGTGAGCGTCGGCAACCTCGCAAAAGTGCTTCCGCTCTCGCCCGGCGGTGTCGGCCTGTACGAAGCGGCGTTTACCGTCTTCGTTGCTGGCCTGACCCCAATCTCGTGGCAGATTGCACTCGGCGCGGCGATTCTCGACCACGCGGTGAAAAACATCGTCACGCTCATCGGTGGCGTCGCGTCGATGTTCTCGCTCAACGTCTCGCTCACGCAGGCCGTCGAAGAAGGCAGCGAGATGTCGGTCGAATCCGACCCCGCGTCGTCGCTCGACGACTGA
- a CDS encoding DNA-methyltransferase — protein METEHEIHVGDASDCALPDDSIDLVVTSPPYPMIEMWDDLFSGLNPDIASALEREDGDTAFELMHDELDGVWSELARVLKPGGIAVVNVGDATRKVDGTFQLFPNHSQILQRLRTQGLRPLPDILWRKPSNRLTKFMGSGMLPPNAYTALEHEYLLVFRNGDSRRFEPGADRRYEAAYFWEERNDWFSDLWTAVRGEIQELDHGDLRERSAAFPFELPYRLISMFSVYGDTVLDPFWGTGTTSIAAMVAGRNSVGYELESDFTAVFEERTEQVAGLSHDVIQRRLDDHREFVAEHDGALAYNSDHYDFPVKTAQERELQFYEVADVTRDGNRFFAAHEPYSE, from the coding sequence ATGGAAACCGAGCACGAGATTCACGTCGGGGACGCAAGCGACTGTGCGCTTCCCGACGATTCGATAGACCTCGTCGTCACTTCTCCGCCGTACCCGATGATAGAGATGTGGGACGACCTGTTTTCCGGGCTGAACCCGGACATCGCGTCGGCACTGGAACGTGAGGACGGGGACACCGCTTTCGAGTTGATGCACGACGAACTCGACGGCGTGTGGTCGGAACTCGCCCGCGTGCTAAAACCGGGCGGCATTGCAGTCGTCAACGTCGGCGATGCGACCCGCAAGGTCGATGGAACCTTTCAACTGTTTCCGAATCATTCCCAAATCCTTCAAAGGCTACGAACGCAGGGGCTTCGCCCGCTTCCCGATATTCTCTGGCGAAAACCCTCGAACCGTCTGACGAAGTTCATGGGGTCGGGGATGCTCCCGCCGAACGCCTACACCGCCCTCGAACACGAATATCTGCTCGTCTTCCGAAACGGCGATTCGCGGCGGTTCGAACCCGGTGCTGACCGGCGGTACGAGGCGGCGTACTTCTGGGAGGAGCGAAACGACTGGTTTTCAGACCTCTGGACTGCGGTTCGGGGCGAGATACAGGAACTCGACCATGGCGACCTGCGCGAACGCTCCGCGGCGTTTCCGTTCGAACTCCCCTATCGTCTCATTTCGATGTTTTCCGTCTACGGCGACACCGTCCTCGACCCGTTCTGGGGAACCGGAACAACCTCCATCGCGGCGATGGTCGCGGGGAGAAATTCGGTCGGCTACGAACTCGAATCCGACTTTACTGCCGTGTTCGAAGAGCGCACCGAACAGGTGGCTGGTCTTTCACACGATGTCATTCAGCGACGACTCGACGACCACCGCGAGTTCGTCGCTGAACACGACGGGGCGCTCGCCTACAACTCAGACCACTACGATTTCCCGGTCAAAACGGCCCAAGAGAGAGAGCTACAATTTTACGAAGTGGCCGACGTGACCCGCGACGGGAATCGGTTTTTCGCCGCGCACGAACCGTACTCCGAGTGA
- a CDS encoding winged helix-turn-helix transcriptional regulator, whose product MVEPGNVDENKRATLRRFAVMGAATPLAKFADADRTGERSEARDAIAGYVTTTPGAHFSKVRDDLQLGTGETQHHLRQLVEAGVVESHRDGDYRRFFPAGQFSAFEQVALSYLRRETPRGMLIELLRNPDATGSDLASALDVSRPTVSKYAADLDEKGLLSREDGYAARHPETLITLLVRYADSFDANAEQFAGEAAGLISFDP is encoded by the coding sequence ATGGTTGAACCCGGTAACGTGGATGAAAATAAGCGTGCCACCCTCCGCCGGTTTGCGGTTATGGGGGCGGCCACGCCGCTGGCGAAATTCGCAGACGCAGACCGCACGGGCGAGCGAAGCGAGGCCCGGGATGCGATTGCCGGATACGTCACCACCACGCCGGGCGCTCACTTTTCGAAGGTACGCGACGACCTGCAACTCGGAACCGGCGAGACACAACACCACCTCCGACAGCTCGTGGAGGCGGGCGTCGTCGAGAGCCACCGAGACGGCGACTACCGGCGGTTTTTCCCCGCCGGGCAGTTTTCCGCGTTCGAACAAGTCGCGCTGAGCTACCTCCGCCGCGAGACGCCGCGCGGGATGCTCATCGAACTCCTCCGAAATCCGGACGCGACTGGAAGCGACCTCGCAAGCGCGCTCGACGTTTCCCGTCCGACTGTGAGCAAGTACGCCGCGGATTTGGACGAAAAAGGCCTGCTTTCCCGCGAGGACGGCTACGCCGCTCGGCATCCCGAGACGCTCATCACTCTGCTCGTTCGCTACGCCGACTCGTTCGATGCGAACGCAGAGCAGTTTGCGGGCGAGGCGGCCGGTTTGATTTCGTTCGACCCTTGA
- the yjjX gene encoding inosine/xanthosine triphosphatase — MRVGVGSRNPVKIAAVETVFESLDANPEPVVVEPVAVESGVSEQPFGEAETIAGAENRARRAQDSQRDDSDYDLGVGLEGGVAEVPGSDGLYLIMWAAVTDGKTVGRGAGPRLQLPESVARRIRDDEELGPVMDDTLGESDVAKKQGAAGALTAGIIDRQEALEHAVAGALAPFVTDFY; from the coding sequence ATGCGAGTCGGAGTCGGCAGTCGAAATCCAGTGAAAATTGCGGCGGTAGAAACGGTGTTCGAGAGCCTCGATGCTAATCCAGAACCGGTCGTTGTCGAACCGGTAGCCGTCGAATCGGGCGTTTCGGAACAGCCGTTCGGCGAAGCGGAAACGATTGCGGGTGCAGAAAATCGCGCCCGCCGTGCCCAAGACAGCCAGCGCGACGATTCCGACTACGACCTCGGCGTCGGGTTAGAAGGTGGCGTCGCGGAGGTGCCCGGTTCCGACGGTCTGTACCTCATTATGTGGGCAGCAGTGACCGACGGCAAAACGGTCGGACGCGGTGCAGGGCCGCGCCTGCAACTACCGGAGTCCGTCGCCCGACGGATTCGGGACGATGAGGAACTCGGGCCAGTGATGGACGACACACTCGGCGAATCGGATGTAGCCAAAAAACAGGGCGCAGCGGGTGCGCTTACGGCAGGAATAATCGACCGGCAGGAAGCGTTGGAACACGCAGTTGCCGGGGCACTCGCCCCGTTTGTCACGGATTTCTACTGA
- a CDS encoding DUF7123 family protein encodes MSTTTAGTTTLTDKQQRILRYLRENGETKTYFKSRLIGSELGLTAKEVGTNMTAIADGDFDVEVEKWGYSSSTTWKVSA; translated from the coding sequence ATGAGCACTACCACTGCTGGCACGACGACCCTCACCGACAAGCAACAGCGCATCCTTCGCTACCTCCGTGAGAACGGCGAGACGAAGACGTATTTCAAATCGCGACTCATCGGAAGCGAACTCGGACTCACCGCGAAGGAAGTCGGAACGAACATGACCGCCATCGCGGACGGCGATTTCGACGTGGAAGTCGAAAAGTGGGGCTACTCCTCTTCGACGACGTGGAAAGTCAGCGCCTGA
- a CDS encoding SPFH domain-containing protein, producing the protein MLPLVPLQSVAAGGLITIVALLFLVLAIVTVWSAVEIVQATEKRALTVFGEYRKLLEPGINFVPPFVSKTYRFDMRTQTLDVPRQEAITRDNSPVTADAVVYIKVMNAKKAFLEVEDYKRAVSNLAQTTLRAVLGDMELDDTLNKRQEINAKIRRELDEPTDEWGIRVESVEVREVNPSKDVQQAMEQQTSAERKRRAMILEAQGERRSAIETAEGDKQSNIIRAQGEKQSQILEAQGDAVSTVLRAKSAESMGERAVIEKGMETLESIGQGESTTFVLPQELSSLVGRYGKHLTGSDVKADNQQLNSLDFDEETRELLGLDDIDEILGQIDEEAEMDVEAMEKEAQAIKEGEDKAQIKSADEVIEEMDEEAEMETEVE; encoded by the coding sequence ATGCTGCCCCTAGTACCTCTACAATCCGTCGCCGCTGGCGGACTCATAACGATAGTTGCACTGCTATTTCTGGTTCTCGCCATCGTCACAGTCTGGTCGGCGGTCGAAATCGTGCAAGCGACCGAGAAGCGCGCACTGACCGTCTTCGGTGAGTACCGGAAACTCCTCGAACCGGGTATCAACTTCGTGCCGCCGTTCGTCAGCAAAACGTACCGCTTCGACATGCGGACACAGACGCTCGACGTGCCGCGACAGGAAGCCATCACGCGCGACAACTCGCCCGTGACCGCGGACGCCGTCGTCTACATCAAGGTGATGAACGCGAAGAAGGCGTTCCTCGAAGTCGAGGATTACAAACGCGCCGTTTCGAACCTCGCCCAGACGACGCTCCGCGCCGTCCTCGGTGACATGGAACTCGACGATACGCTCAACAAGCGCCAGGAAATCAACGCGAAAATCCGCCGCGAACTGGACGAACCCACCGACGAGTGGGGGATTCGCGTCGAAAGCGTCGAAGTCCGTGAAGTCAACCCGTCCAAGGACGTTCAGCAGGCGATGGAACAGCAGACCTCCGCAGAGCGCAAACGCCGCGCCATGATTCTCGAAGCACAAGGTGAACGCCGCAGTGCTATCGAGACGGCGGAGGGTGACAAACAGTCCAACATCATCCGCGCACAGGGTGAAAAGCAGAGCCAGATCCTCGAAGCGCAGGGTGACGCAGTTTCGACCGTCCTCCGCGCGAAATCCGCCGAATCGATGGGCGAACGCGCCGTCATCGAAAAGGGAATGGAGACGCTCGAAAGCATCGGACAGGGTGAATCCACGACGTTCGTGCTGCCGCAGGAACTCTCGTCGCTCGTCGGCCGGTACGGCAAACATCTGACCGGAAGCGACGTGAAGGCGGACAACCAGCAGTTGAACAGCCTCGACTTCGACGAGGAAACCCGCGAACTGCTCGGACTGGACGACATCGACGAAATCCTCGGCCAAATCGACGAGGAAGCCGAGATGGACGTGGAAGCGATGGAAAAGGAAGCACAAGCCATCAAAGAGGGCGAGGACAAAGCCCAAATTAAGAGTGCGGACGAAGTCATCGAGGAGATGGACGAAGAAGCCGAGATGGAAACCGAAGTCGAATAA
- a CDS encoding 3-dehydroquinate synthase II: MTRSVWLKADSEVGDWDDRRKRITAGLEAGVDWVLVDERDVERVRKLGEVNVAAFRADSDVHVFDVEANDEVPEPDARIVGKDGEGDGTVDLPSDFSGSADLSTLRREGAAEGAFVRILSEEYEAFAEAAAEEAEYTIVVGEDWTIIPLENLIARIGEETDLVAGVTNAEEARTAFETLELGADAVLLDSDSPDEIRATVDVRDAAERETLDLEWGEVLTIEQTGSADRVCVDTGSLMEHDEGMLVGSMSRGLFFVHAETAESPYVASRPFRVNAGAVHAYVRVPDGGTKYLAELQSGDEVQLVDTDGNTREAVVGRVKIEKRPMFRVEVETANGDRVETLLQNAETIKVATQDGRKAVTDLEVGDELKLYLEGGARHFGESVEESIIEQ, encoded by the coding sequence ATGACACGCTCCGTGTGGCTGAAAGCCGACTCCGAGGTCGGCGACTGGGACGACCGCCGCAAACGAATTACCGCCGGGTTGGAAGCTGGTGTTGACTGGGTGCTGGTTGACGAACGCGACGTAGAGCGCGTGCGAAAACTCGGCGAAGTCAACGTCGCGGCGTTTCGTGCCGACAGCGACGTTCACGTTTTCGACGTGGAAGCGAACGATGAAGTGCCCGAACCGGACGCTAGAATCGTCGGCAAGGACGGCGAGGGCGACGGCACGGTTGACCTTCCATCCGACTTCTCCGGTTCCGCCGACCTCTCGACGCTCCGGCGCGAGGGCGCGGCGGAAGGTGCCTTCGTCCGTATCCTGAGCGAAGAGTACGAAGCGTTCGCCGAGGCCGCGGCAGAAGAAGCGGAGTACACCATCGTCGTCGGCGAGGATTGGACGATAATCCCGCTCGAAAACCTCATCGCCAGAATCGGCGAAGAAACCGATTTGGTCGCGGGCGTTACGAACGCCGAGGAGGCCCGAACCGCGTTCGAGACGCTGGAACTCGGTGCCGATGCGGTACTGCTCGACAGCGACAGCCCGGACGAAATTCGCGCGACGGTGGACGTTCGGGACGCTGCGGAGCGCGAAACGCTCGACTTGGAGTGGGGAGAGGTACTAACCATCGAACAGACCGGAAGTGCAGACCGCGTCTGCGTCGATACCGGGTCGTTGATGGAACACGACGAGGGCATGCTCGTCGGGTCGATGTCGCGGGGCCTCTTTTTCGTTCATGCGGAAACCGCCGAATCGCCATACGTCGCCTCACGGCCGTTCCGGGTGAACGCGGGCGCAGTCCACGCCTACGTTCGTGTGCCGGATGGCGGGACGAAATACCTCGCCGAACTTCAGAGCGGCGACGAAGTTCAGTTGGTTGACACCGACGGCAACACCCGTGAGGCAGTCGTCGGACGAGTGAAAATCGAGAAGCGCCCGATGTTTCGCGTCGAAGTCGAAACCGCGAACGGCGACCGAGTTGAAACACTGCTTCAGAACGCAGAAACCATCAAAGTCGCCACGCAGGACGGCAGAAAAGCAGTGACCGACCTCGAAGTCGGCGACGAACTGAAGCTCTATCTGGAAGGCGGTGCGCGCCACTTCGGCGAAAGCGTCGAAGAGAGCATCATCGAGCAGTAG
- a CDS encoding DUF7575 domain-containing protein, protein MTRKRPWLAAVLALVYPGFGHAYLRQWLRALLWFAFALVTAMVFIPPETFQAVEGAGFSAYYEQLQALPFEVTLPILVVQLCNVIDAYWSALRNNRASATTTTDGEGEVRCPHCRRNVDEDLDFCHWCTNPIDTEPAAQ, encoded by the coding sequence ATGACACGAAAGCGCCCGTGGCTGGCGGCAGTCTTGGCTCTCGTCTATCCCGGGTTCGGACACGCCTATCTGCGTCAGTGGCTTCGCGCGCTTCTCTGGTTTGCCTTCGCCCTCGTCACCGCCATGGTCTTCATCCCGCCGGAGACGTTTCAGGCGGTTGAGGGTGCCGGGTTCTCCGCCTACTACGAGCAATTGCAGGCACTGCCCTTCGAGGTTACCCTCCCGATTCTCGTCGTCCAGTTGTGTAACGTCATTGATGCCTACTGGTCTGCACTCCGGAACAACCGGGCGTCGGCCACGACGACGACGGACGGCGAGGGCGAAGTGCGCTGTCCGCACTGTCGGAGGAACGTGGACGAAGACCTCGACTTCTGTCACTGGTGTACGAATCCAATCGACACCGAACCGGCGGCCCAGTAA
- a CDS encoding helical backbone metal receptor has protein sequence MVEDRIVSLAPSATETLRELDATNRLVGVTHHCSVDATGVGGWLNPDFDAVEACDPDLVLTADPLQTEVRDELRNRGHRVVHVEPRTLGEAIESFATLGQAIGQPREGHDLAWRARSRVERVRRLVADFPRPVVYCEEWSDPPTAAGNWVPDAVRATGGRYPFSSPGERSTAVERSLVEEVEPEHVFLHVCGYGERSDPEVVLNRDWSIPAIEDEAVHVLDDSLLNQPSPRLIDGIEEMAARIHPEALE, from the coding sequence ATGGTAGAAGACCGCATCGTCTCGCTTGCGCCAAGTGCGACGGAAACGCTCCGCGAACTCGACGCGACGAACCGACTCGTCGGCGTCACGCACCATTGCTCGGTCGATGCGACCGGAGTCGGCGGCTGGTTGAACCCGGATTTCGACGCAGTCGAAGCGTGCGACCCCGACCTCGTGCTCACTGCCGACCCGTTGCAGACGGAAGTGCGCGACGAACTTCGCAACCGCGGGCATCGAGTCGTCCACGTCGAACCACGGACGCTCGGAGAAGCAATCGAATCGTTCGCCACGCTCGGGCAAGCAATCGGGCAACCGCGCGAGGGCCACGACCTCGCGTGGCGCGCACGAAGTCGAGTCGAGCGCGTTCGGCGACTGGTCGCGGATTTTCCGCGACCAGTCGTTTACTGCGAAGAGTGGTCTGACCCACCGACTGCGGCCGGAAACTGGGTTCCCGATGCGGTTCGCGCCACAGGCGGTCGCTATCCGTTTTCGTCGCCGGGCGAGCGTTCGACTGCGGTCGAACGCTCGCTGGTGGAGGAGGTCGAACCGGAACACGTCTTCCTCCACGTCTGTGGCTACGGCGAGCGAAGCGACCCTGAAGTCGTGTTGAATCGAGACTGGTCGATTCCGGCGATAGAAGATGAGGCAGTTCACGTACTGGACGATTCGCTGTTGAACCAACCGAGTCCGCGACTCATCGACGGAATCGAAGAGATGGCCGCGAGGATTCATCCGGAAGCACTGGAGTAG
- a CDS encoding type I 3-dehydroquinate dehydratase gives MTFDSFTLAASTAVLADEPRARDHANVVEFRMDLADDPLTQLANYDGNLPVLATNRASWEGGEATGDESRLNALETAVEYDAVAAIDLELECLLSGEGNRVIEHARKHGSAVVASIHDFEETPGGKRMRELLEQATDYADVGKLAVTADSRSDVLDLLSVTNRLTERGRTVATMAMGEIGRHSRAVAPIYGSKIGYAPLDSADATAPGQYDLVTLSRLVRELQR, from the coding sequence ATGACCTTCGATTCGTTCACCCTCGCGGCGAGCACCGCGGTTCTCGCGGACGAACCGCGCGCCCGCGACCACGCCAACGTGGTCGAATTTCGCATGGATTTGGCGGACGACCCACTCACTCAACTGGCTAATTACGACGGCAACCTTCCGGTTCTCGCCACGAATCGTGCGTCGTGGGAGGGTGGTGAGGCTACCGGCGACGAATCGAGATTGAACGCCCTCGAAACCGCCGTGGAGTACGACGCTGTCGCCGCAATCGACCTCGAACTGGAGTGTCTGCTGTCGGGGGAGGGCAACCGAGTAATCGAACATGCTCGCAAGCACGGCTCGGCAGTCGTCGCCTCGATTCACGATTTCGAGGAAACGCCCGGCGGAAAACGGATGCGGGAACTGCTGGAACAGGCTACCGACTACGCCGACGTGGGAAAACTCGCGGTCACCGCGGATTCGCGTTCCGACGTTCTCGATTTGCTCTCGGTGACGAATCGACTGACCGAGCGCGGGCGAACCGTGGCGACGATGGCGATGGGCGAAATCGGTCGCCATTCGCGCGCCGTCGCCCCGATTTACGGGTCGAAAATCGGCTACGCGCCGCTGGATTCGGCGGACGCGACGGCTCCGGGGCAGTACGATTTGGTAACACTGTCGCGGTTGGTTCGAGAACTTCAGAGATGA